The Prevotella melaninogenica genome has a segment encoding these proteins:
- a CDS encoding response regulator transcription factor, whose translation MDDKLKILLCEDDENLGTLLSEYLQAKGFQADLCPDGEVGYRAFLKSKYDICVLDVMMPKKDGFTLAQEIRQANAEVPIIFLTAKQLKEDILEGFKIGADDYITKPFSMEELVFRIEAILRRVRGKKTKESTMYTIGRFTFDTQKQLLTLDNNPEKATKLTTKENELLALLCAHSNEILQRDYALKTIWIDDNYFNARSMDVYITKLRKHLKPDPQIEIINIHGKGYKLIVPDEQ comes from the coding sequence ATGGATGATAAATTGAAAATTCTGTTGTGTGAAGATGATGAGAATCTCGGAACACTGTTGAGTGAATATCTGCAGGCAAAAGGCTTTCAGGCTGACCTCTGCCCTGATGGTGAGGTTGGTTACAGAGCCTTCTTGAAGAGCAAGTATGATATCTGTGTGCTTGATGTTATGATGCCAAAGAAGGATGGTTTTACCCTTGCACAGGAGATTCGTCAGGCAAATGCAGAAGTTCCTATCATCTTCCTTACTGCAAAGCAGTTGAAAGAGGATATCTTGGAAGGTTTCAAGATTGGTGCTGATGATTATATCACTAAGCCATTCTCTATGGAGGAACTCGTATTCCGTATTGAGGCTATCCTCCGTCGTGTAAGAGGAAAGAAGACCAAGGAGTCAACAATGTACACCATTGGTCGCTTTACTTTCGATACACAGAAGCAGTTGCTTACATTGGATAACAATCCAGAGAAGGCTACTAAGCTTACGACAAAGGAGAATGAGTTGCTCGCTTTGCTTTGCGCACACTCTAACGAGATTCTTCAGCGTGACTATGCTTTGAAGACTATTTGGATTGATGATAACTACTTCAATGCTCGCTCAATGGACGTTTACATTACTAAGTTGCGTAAGCATTTGAAACCAGACCCACAGATTGAGATTATCAATATCCACGGTAAGGGTTATAAACTCATCGTTCCAGACGAGCAGTAA
- the nadC gene encoding carboxylating nicotinate-nucleotide diphosphorylase, which produces MLSVEELNDKLIELAFSEDIGDGDHTTLCCIPADAKGESRLLIKEEGVLAGVDVAKRVFHLFDPELQVEVFVEDGSHVKPGDIVMSVKGRTQSLLQTERLMLNILQRMSGIATMTHKYQQALIDAGTKTRVLDTRKTTPGMRMLEKEAVKIGGGMNHRIGLFDMILLKDNHVDFCGGVHNAISMAKQYCKDHGKDDLKIECEVRNFTELEEALNEGCDRIMFDNFTPEDTRKAVDMVAGRCETESSGGITFDTMIPYAQAGVDFISFGALTHSVKGLDMSFKAVVSKD; this is translated from the coding sequence ATGTTGTCAGTAGAAGAACTAAACGATAAACTTATCGAACTCGCTTTCAGTGAGGATATAGGTGATGGTGATCATACAACGCTTTGCTGCATCCCTGCTGATGCTAAGGGTGAAAGTAGATTACTGATTAAGGAAGAGGGAGTCTTGGCAGGAGTTGATGTTGCCAAAAGAGTGTTCCATCTTTTTGACCCTGAACTACAGGTAGAAGTCTTTGTGGAAGATGGTTCTCATGTGAAGCCTGGCGATATTGTCATGAGTGTGAAGGGCAGAACGCAGAGCCTTTTGCAGACAGAACGTCTTATGCTCAATATCTTACAGCGTATGAGTGGTATTGCAACGATGACCCATAAGTATCAACAAGCACTCATAGATGCAGGTACGAAGACACGCGTTTTAGACACACGTAAGACAACACCGGGTATGAGAATGCTGGAAAAAGAGGCTGTGAAGATTGGTGGTGGTATGAATCATCGCATTGGTCTCTTTGATATGATCCTTTTGAAAGACAATCATGTTGACTTCTGTGGTGGTGTACATAATGCTATCTCTATGGCAAAGCAGTATTGTAAGGACCATGGCAAGGATGATCTTAAGATAGAATGTGAGGTAAGAAACTTTACTGAATTGGAAGAAGCATTGAATGAAGGCTGCGACCGTATCATGTTTGATAATTTCACACCAGAGGATACTCGCAAAGCAGTTGATATGGTTGCTGGGCGCTGTGAGACGGAATCAAGTGGTGGAATCACTTTTGATACGATGATTCCTTATGCGCAAGCTGGTGTTGATTTTATTTCCTTTGGTGCACTAACACATAGTGTTAAAGGACTTGATATGAGCTTCAAGGCTGTGGTTTCAAAAGACTAA
- a CDS encoding IS1595 family transposase → MLLKDFFQMFPDEDSCENYLRAVREEIGVVCPKCEATKYKWLPGRKSFQCENCGNRIPLTKGTVMEHSKLPLYDWFFTAQMMTSIKQVLSAKEIQHQLELEYYSPAWLMMMKLRDIMGQRDSIYTLSDQIELDLSYFSTSFISEEGGEKVLKSKKTPVLVIAQSKDAGSILNEYLSDNADTERFNKASKLMKQANRSKVKKAVHYIKMYTLPDSKYKTLAPYAEKSVNQDSKIHSDGGHNLMGLKKTLTGLVQHIETESTPHEVVTKVLPWVHIVTGECRSSIDAIHKEIDERFLQLYLNEYCWKFNHRWFRDSKKPEYDLFRHLMKIAVQYKSSIKWHDYEAYFESV, encoded by the coding sequence ATGTTATTGAAAGACTTCTTCCAGATGTTCCCCGATGAGGATAGCTGCGAGAACTACCTTAGAGCTGTTCGAGAGGAGATAGGTGTTGTGTGTCCTAAGTGTGAAGCTACAAAGTATAAATGGCTGCCTGGAAGGAAATCCTTTCAATGTGAGAACTGTGGCAACAGAATCCCGTTGACAAAGGGTACCGTTATGGAACATAGCAAACTACCGCTGTATGATTGGTTCTTTACTGCGCAGATGATGACGTCCATCAAGCAGGTACTGTCGGCTAAGGAGATCCAGCATCAGCTTGAACTCGAATATTACTCTCCCGCATGGTTGATGATGATGAAATTGCGAGATATTATGGGGCAGAGGGACAGCATCTATACACTCTCTGACCAGATAGAGCTCGACTTGTCATATTTCTCAACTTCCTTCATTTCAGAGGAGGGCGGAGAAAAGGTCCTTAAGAGTAAGAAAACTCCTGTATTGGTAATTGCACAGAGTAAAGATGCAGGATCAATCCTAAACGAATACCTATCAGACAATGCTGACACAGAACGATTTAACAAAGCCTCTAAACTTATGAAGCAAGCTAACAGAAGCAAAGTGAAGAAAGCTGTCCATTATATCAAAATGTATACATTGCCTGATAGTAAATACAAGACACTGGCGCCTTATGCTGAGAAGTCTGTGAATCAGGATTCAAAGATACATTCTGACGGAGGACATAATCTTATGGGGTTGAAGAAGACTCTGACAGGTCTTGTTCAGCATATTGAGACTGAGAGCACCCCTCACGAGGTTGTTACCAAAGTCTTGCCATGGGTTCACATCGTTACAGGAGAATGCCGTAGTAGTATTGATGCGATTCACAAAGAAATCGATGAGCGTTTTCTCCAATTATACTTGAATGAGTATTGTTGGAAATTTAATCATCGTTGGTTTAGGGATAGTAAAAAGCCAGAATATGACTTGTTCAGACATCTGATGAAGATAGCAGTACAATATAAATCCAGCATAAAATGGCATGACTATGAGGCATACTTTGAAAGTGTTTAA
- the nadA gene encoding quinolinate synthase NadA, whose product MIDKKWLEQGFIDEPIPEGTDVKAEIRRMCKEKNALIMAHYYTEGVIQELADFVGDSLALAQKAATTDADIIVMCGVHFMGETNKILCPEKTILVPDLNASCSLAESCPADEFEKFVKAHPNHTVVSYVNTTAATKAVTDVVVTSSNAKQIVESLPKDTPIIFGPDKNLGHYISEQTGREMLLWDGACEVHDRFSVEKIQQLKREHPAAKVLAHPECPPTVLCLADKVGSTSALLKYSVENDAQEFIVVTESGILVEMQRLAPQKTFIPAPPNDSDSPCNECEYMKYITLRKLYNCLKYEWPAIEVEPEMAKKAVKSIHRMLDISNRLGL is encoded by the coding sequence ATGATAGATAAAAAATGGCTGGAACAGGGGTTTATAGATGAACCTATTCCAGAAGGGACTGATGTAAAGGCTGAAATACGCAGGATGTGTAAAGAGAAGAATGCACTTATCATGGCACATTATTATACAGAAGGCGTAATTCAGGAGTTGGCAGATTTCGTAGGAGATAGTCTGGCTTTGGCACAAAAGGCTGCTACTACAGATGCCGATATCATTGTTATGTGCGGTGTACATTTCATGGGTGAGACAAATAAAATCTTATGTCCCGAGAAGACAATACTTGTCCCTGACCTTAACGCCTCTTGTTCGTTGGCAGAGAGTTGTCCAGCCGATGAGTTTGAGAAGTTTGTAAAAGCACACCCTAATCATACCGTGGTAAGCTATGTCAATACAACTGCAGCAACCAAAGCTGTGACAGATGTTGTGGTGACGAGCAGTAATGCAAAGCAGATTGTTGAGTCTTTACCAAAGGATACTCCTATCATTTTTGGACCAGATAAGAACTTAGGACATTATATCAGTGAGCAAACAGGACGTGAGATGTTGCTTTGGGATGGTGCATGTGAGGTTCATGATAGATTCTCTGTAGAGAAGATTCAGCAGTTAAAACGCGAGCATCCAGCAGCAAAAGTACTGGCTCATCCTGAGTGTCCACCTACTGTACTCTGCTTAGCTGATAAGGTTGGAAGTACATCTGCCTTATTGAAGTATAGTGTTGAGAATGATGCTCAGGAGTTTATAGTGGTGACGGAGAGTGGTATTCTTGTTGAAATGCAGCGATTGGCTCCACAAAAGACCTTTATTCCTGCTCCTCCTAATGATAGCGATAGCCCTTGTAATGAGTGTGAGTATATGAAATATATTACTTTGAGGAAGCTGTATAATTGCTTGAAGTATGAGTGGCCTGCTATTGAGGTTGAGCCAGAAATGGCAAAGAAGGCTGTCAAATCAATTCATAGAATGTTGGATATTTCAAACAGATTAGGTTTATAA
- a CDS encoding sensor histidine kinase, producing the protein MKKKTIWTIAIIMGLSFLGLLLLQLNYIEEMAEMKKEQFDESVNRALYQASRNMELNETLRYLEDDVNKKERSQDDEQNTDKDTSTAAHQAPSTDNQGDVYTSFEAKLKQSKPSLVPKGSILRSDSSSLSATKRNMQEIVRNRYVYQKAMLEEVIYNILYSASDKPLRNRINFKLLDQDLKAEMMNNGINIPYHFTVTTQDGREVYKCPDYVSDGEENTYSQVLFRNDPVNRMGVVKVHFPQMNNYIFSSVRFMIPSIIFTFVLLVTFIFTIVTIFRQKRYSEIKNDFINNMTHELKTPIASISLAAQMMNDKTLTKSPKMIEHLGGVINDESKRLRFLVEKVLQMSMYDRKKAVLKKKYTDLNEMVETIAHSFSLRVEHTGGKVYTEIEAVDSLMYVDEMHFQNVIFNLLDNAVKYAKPDQPLDVYLKTWNTNENLYLSVRDTGQGIKKENLKKIFDKFYRVHTGNLHDVKGFGLGLAYVKKMVDLHEGEIKVLSEYGKGTKFVIKLPVIRDEEDEE; encoded by the coding sequence ATGAAGAAGAAAACAATTTGGACAATAGCCATAATCATGGGACTTTCGTTCCTTGGTTTGCTTCTGCTCCAGCTCAACTATATTGAAGAGATGGCTGAGATGAAGAAGGAACAGTTTGACGAATCTGTCAACCGTGCCCTCTATCAAGCTTCTCGAAATATGGAGTTGAATGAGACTCTTCGTTATTTGGAGGATGATGTAAACAAGAAGGAACGCTCACAAGACGATGAGCAGAACACTGATAAAGATACATCTACTGCTGCACATCAGGCTCCGTCGACAGATAATCAGGGTGATGTCTACACCTCTTTTGAAGCAAAACTAAAGCAATCGAAGCCTTCTTTAGTTCCGAAAGGTTCTATTTTACGGAGTGATAGTAGTTCTTTGTCTGCTACAAAACGTAATATGCAAGAGATTGTTCGTAATCGTTATGTCTATCAGAAAGCTATGTTAGAGGAGGTTATCTATAATATTCTCTATTCTGCTTCAGACAAGCCTTTACGCAATAGAATAAACTTTAAGCTCTTAGACCAGGACTTAAAGGCGGAGATGATGAACAATGGAATCAATATTCCTTATCATTTCACGGTGACGACTCAAGATGGTCGAGAGGTCTATAAATGTCCTGATTATGTAAGTGATGGTGAGGAGAATACTTATTCTCAGGTGTTGTTCCGCAACGACCCTGTAAACAGAATGGGTGTTGTAAAGGTTCATTTCCCACAGATGAACAACTACATCTTCTCCAGTGTACGGTTTATGATTCCGTCAATCATCTTTACTTTCGTACTGTTGGTTACCTTTATCTTCACAATTGTAACCATCTTCCGACAGAAACGGTACAGTGAGATAAAGAATGACTTTATCAATAACATGACGCATGAGCTTAAGACGCCTATCGCAAGTATCTCTTTGGCAGCTCAGATGATGAACGATAAGACGTTGACAAAGAGTCCGAAGATGATAGAACACTTAGGAGGTGTTATCAATGATGAGTCAAAACGTCTGCGTTTCCTTGTGGAGAAGGTACTACAGATGAGTATGTACGACCGCAAGAAGGCTGTTCTAAAGAAGAAATATACCGACCTTAATGAGATGGTTGAGACGATTGCCCACTCCTTTAGTTTACGTGTTGAGCATACTGGCGGTAAGGTGTATACAGAGATAGAAGCGGTTGATTCGCTAATGTATGTTGATGAAATGCATTTCCAGAATGTCATTTTTAACCTCTTGGATAATGCAGTTAAATATGCGAAACCCGACCAACCATTAGATGTCTATTTGAAGACTTGGAATACGAATGAGAATCTCTATCTCTCTGTTCGTGATACTGGTCAAGGAATAAAGAAGGAGAACTTAAAGAAGATCTTTGATAAGTTCTATCGTGTTCACACTGGAAATCTCCACGATGTCAAAGGCTTTGGATTAGGCTTGGCATATGTAAAGAAAATGGTTGACTTACATGAAGGTGAGATTAAGGTGCTGAGCGAATATGGTAAAGGAACAAAATTCGTCATTAAACTCCCCGTTATTCGCGATGAGGAGGATGAAGAATAA
- the nadB gene encoding L-aspartate oxidase: protein MIHKFDFLVIGSGIAGMSYALSVANSGKGKVALVCKTSLDEANTAKAQGGIAAVTNLAIDNFEKHINDTMVAGDYISDPLAVRQVVCNAPEAIKALVNWGVNFDKHKDGTYDLHREGGHSDFRILHHADDTGFEIQRGLMNAVRANPNITVFENHYAVEIITQHHLGIKVTRRTPDIECYGAYILNPETKKVDTFLSKVTLMATGGVGAVYAMTSNPEIATGDGIAMVYRAKGTVKDMEFVQFHPTVLYNPSETHPAFLITEAMRGYGGVLRLPNGQEFMQKYDKRLSLAPRDIVARAIDHEMKIHGLNHVCLDVTHKDAEETKHHFPHIYEKCLSIGIDMTKEYIPVCPSAHYICGGIKVDLNAESSIHRLYAVGECSCTGLHGGNRLASNSLIEAVVYAKSAAEHTLQMIDNYDFNTNIPEWNDEGTMTNEEHVLITQSIKEVGEIMSNYVGIVRSDLRLKRAWARLDLLYEETESLFKRVKATKDICELRNMINVGYLITRQAIERKESRGLHYTVDYPKHAYDEK from the coding sequence ATGATACACAAATTTGATTTCCTGGTTATCGGCAGCGGTATAGCAGGAATGAGTTATGCACTGAGTGTGGCAAATAGTGGTAAGGGAAAGGTTGCCCTTGTTTGCAAAACTTCTTTGGACGAAGCCAATACGGCTAAAGCACAAGGAGGAATAGCAGCAGTAACGAACCTTGCCATTGACAATTTTGAAAAGCACATCAACGATACTATGGTCGCTGGTGATTATATTTCTGACCCTTTAGCTGTAAGACAAGTTGTGTGTAATGCGCCAGAAGCTATCAAGGCGCTTGTTAACTGGGGTGTAAATTTTGATAAGCATAAAGACGGTACATACGACCTACATCGTGAAGGAGGGCACAGCGACTTTCGTATTCTTCATCATGCTGATGATACAGGCTTTGAGATACAGCGTGGATTGATGAATGCGGTGAGAGCTAACCCAAATATTACAGTCTTCGAAAATCACTATGCTGTTGAGATTATCACGCAACACCACTTGGGTATAAAGGTGACACGCAGAACCCCAGATATAGAATGTTATGGTGCGTATATCCTCAATCCTGAAACGAAAAAAGTAGATACCTTCTTAAGTAAAGTAACACTCATGGCTACAGGTGGAGTGGGGGCAGTCTACGCAATGACATCTAATCCTGAGATAGCTACTGGCGATGGTATTGCAATGGTTTATCGAGCAAAGGGAACGGTAAAGGATATGGAGTTCGTACAGTTCCATCCGACGGTTCTTTATAATCCTTCTGAGACGCATCCAGCATTTCTGATTACTGAGGCTATGCGTGGCTATGGTGGGGTGTTGCGACTTCCGAATGGTCAAGAGTTCATGCAGAAGTATGATAAACGTCTTTCTCTTGCTCCACGTGATATTGTTGCTCGAGCTATTGATCATGAAATGAAGATTCACGGACTAAATCATGTTTGTCTTGATGTAACACATAAAGATGCTGAAGAAACGAAGCATCATTTTCCACATATTTATGAGAAATGTTTGAGCATTGGGATTGATATGACAAAAGAATATATCCCTGTTTGTCCAAGTGCTCACTATATCTGTGGGGGTATAAAGGTCGATTTGAATGCAGAAAGTTCTATTCATAGACTCTATGCCGTTGGTGAATGTTCATGTACGGGATTGCATGGCGGAAACCGACTTGCCAGCAACTCGCTGATAGAAGCAGTCGTCTATGCTAAGTCTGCTGCAGAACATACGCTTCAGATGATTGATAACTATGACTTTAACACAAATATTCCTGAGTGGAACGATGAAGGCACAATGACCAATGAAGAGCATGTTTTAATCACACAGAGTATTAAGGAAGTTGGCGAAATCATGAGCAACTATGTCGGTATTGTTCGAAGTGATTTACGTTTGAAGCGTGCTTGGGCAAGACTCGACTTATTGTATGAGGAGACAGAAAGCCTCTTTAAGCGTGTGAAGGCAACGAAGGATATATGCGAACTCCGTAATATGATAAATGTCGGTTATCTGATAACACGACAAGCCATAGAGCGAAAGGAAAGTCGAGGATTGCACTACACGGTAGATTATCCGAAGCATGCATATGACGAGAAGTAG
- a CDS encoding outer membrane beta-barrel family protein: MTIQRLQTRPFATHLIFVITLLLLNPSNLMAQQTVTFSIQQQTKEPIDAATIIISDQKTGKVIANGLTETDGKFNYTLIDGSYQLYCGAIGCRDTTILFSIPNNHSIYNIYLYPDGTELKDVIVTARKQRSLIKMESGKISISVAESYLANLGNSLDVLRHTPSVRLDNKGNLSLSALGNAAVYVNGKRIRLQGETLTAYLRTIPSSNIASITTSTNPNASYDSEGASGIIDIKLKDNSEQGLYISTSNGVSFWNHIRQSSDFSMSYNKRTWQLGFNYSHNIGHYDMEYGTDRMQEGDRNFSQTDDTDKRNTYAGGLSFVYQPNKKHKLMLNTSVDALTGPGVTATTTWIYKGRDTLHEILKARNDYTKQENTKYTTGIGYQFNITEQQTITANADWIHVDVVSNNKQPNAFYSPNGTLLKEDDYPATSKKKINIISSAIDYKLKNSHNGELLTGIKAAKVESNNRFGFYAKGVLDNTKSNRFTYQESNLEGYIQYAQKWKHIQATAGMRIEYMQTIGTLKSYQDGTLMEENQNNHTRLFPNLSISYDLNNKAKLTLAYSKRQDKARYEDLNPIEYLLDELTYWKGNPFIQPQINHRVSLDYTKNNLSITLSYNQLNNYFTQLSDTYKKDCIVMTTKNIGKQKQLALDFIYNKRLTSWWDISANVGAYYFINHLDYESYREDYRRPSCNLSLSNDIQLPAKIRMELSARYASKRQGRSYEVLKPSGGIDIGLNKRLLRDRLSLSLMITDLLHTERWDSYGRKGTLELDIWGHSESRQVIFRVNYNFGSRKFETNKNKVKEAERL, from the coding sequence ATGACAATTCAAAGATTACAAACAAGACCTTTCGCAACACACCTCATCTTTGTTATAACTCTATTGTTACTGAACCCATCTAATCTTATGGCTCAACAGACCGTAACCTTTAGTATCCAACAACAAACAAAGGAACCTATTGATGCAGCAACAATTATCATTTCTGATCAGAAGACAGGAAAAGTAATTGCCAATGGACTAACTGAGACGGACGGAAAGTTTAATTACACCCTTATTGATGGTAGTTATCAACTATACTGCGGAGCTATCGGATGCCGTGATACTACTATTCTTTTCTCCATTCCAAATAACCATTCCATTTATAACATCTATTTATATCCTGACGGTACAGAGCTGAAAGACGTTATTGTCACAGCTCGCAAACAACGCTCACTCATTAAAATGGAAAGTGGGAAGATAAGCATTTCTGTTGCAGAATCCTATCTTGCTAACCTTGGCAACTCTTTAGATGTTCTGCGCCACACCCCAAGTGTAAGGCTTGATAATAAAGGAAATCTATCGCTTTCTGCCCTTGGCAATGCTGCCGTTTACGTGAACGGAAAACGCATACGACTTCAAGGTGAAACGCTTACAGCCTATCTGCGTACTATTCCATCTTCTAACATTGCAAGCATAACTACTTCAACCAACCCTAATGCAAGTTATGATTCAGAAGGGGCAAGTGGTATTATTGACATAAAACTAAAAGACAACAGTGAACAGGGACTTTACATCTCGACTTCTAATGGCGTATCATTTTGGAATCACATACGACAAAGTTCTGATTTCAGTATGTCTTATAACAAACGGACATGGCAGTTAGGTTTCAACTACAGTCATAACATCGGACACTATGACATGGAGTATGGCACTGATAGAATGCAAGAAGGAGACCGTAATTTCTCTCAAACAGATGACACAGACAAGCGTAACACCTATGCAGGTGGACTATCTTTTGTATACCAACCTAATAAAAAACATAAGCTTATGCTGAACACATCAGTTGATGCTTTAACAGGTCCTGGAGTGACAGCTACAACTACATGGATATATAAAGGTAGAGATACGCTCCATGAAATACTTAAAGCAAGGAATGATTACACCAAACAAGAGAACACAAAATATACGACAGGCATAGGCTATCAGTTCAATATTACAGAACAGCAGACCATCACAGCAAATGCAGACTGGATTCACGTTGACGTTGTAAGTAATAATAAACAACCCAATGCGTTTTACTCTCCAAACGGAACTTTACTAAAAGAAGATGATTATCCAGCTACATCCAAGAAGAAAATAAACATCATATCATCTGCCATTGACTATAAACTGAAGAATAGTCATAATGGAGAACTCCTTACAGGTATTAAAGCTGCCAAGGTAGAAAGTAACAATCGCTTTGGCTTCTATGCAAAAGGTGTACTTGACAACACAAAATCTAACAGGTTTACCTATCAAGAATCAAATCTTGAAGGCTATATACAATATGCCCAGAAATGGAAACATATACAGGCTACTGCAGGTATGCGGATTGAATATATGCAGACTATTGGGACTTTAAAATCCTATCAGGATGGAACACTAATGGAGGAGAATCAGAACAATCATACAAGACTCTTTCCTAATCTTTCCATCAGTTATGACCTTAACAACAAAGCAAAGCTTACACTTGCCTATAGTAAACGACAAGACAAAGCAAGATATGAAGACCTTAATCCAATTGAATATCTGTTAGATGAACTGACCTATTGGAAAGGGAATCCATTTATTCAACCACAAATAAATCATAGGGTTTCTTTAGATTACACAAAGAATAATCTTAGCATAACGCTTTCTTACAATCAGCTGAACAACTATTTCACGCAGCTCTCCGATACATACAAGAAAGACTGCATAGTCATGACAACCAAGAATATTGGTAAACAGAAGCAGCTGGCACTTGATTTTATCTACAACAAACGTCTCACATCATGGTGGGATATCAGTGCAAACGTCGGTGCTTACTACTTTATCAACCATCTTGATTATGAATCTTATAGAGAAGACTACCGGCGCCCCTCATGCAATCTTTCACTTTCAAACGACATACAACTACCTGCAAAAATTCGTATGGAACTGTCTGCAAGATACGCAAGTAAACGACAAGGCAGAAGTTATGAGGTTCTAAAACCAAGTGGTGGTATAGATATAGGACTGAACAAACGATTACTCCGAGACAGGCTCTCCCTATCATTGATGATTACTGACCTCCTCCACACTGAGCGTTGGGACAGCTATGGACGCAAAGGAACATTAGAATTAGATATTTGGGGACATAGCGAAAGCCGACAAGTTATCTTCCGTGTGAACTACAACTTTGGAAGTAGAAAGTTTGAAACTAACAAGAATAAAGTAAAAGAGGCAGAACGTCTGTAG